Proteins from a genomic interval of Daphnia pulex isolate KAP4 chromosome 4, ASM2113471v1:
- the LOC124193220 gene encoding uncharacterized protein LOC124193220 isoform X3: MDSIAFPKTFVSLPNLEDKIRMLKEFISGKTDVALNFPKHSASGEDPSIQLELRAGHVITFSGEDMEVLEITRDAMMKSKPKSARSTKILHSTPKSQVAPKPVASVSYAKKSLPPTVGNTSNSEPIDNNKRKTTKTNPSRSKDQAIKPTADEVSDLGVSALPSSESEESDSGNEEVDWLAPSPPPRTRNKIPRTDDRCIGGSASSNGAVHSAVHRNEVILTPPVSRCNTPSSFRTPYCLYSLLPYCFPHQLSNMFAVTPLYKLPVMCLIVSLQLSNMFAVTSLYKLPVMRLIVSLVNLAICLLLNSIFVIIYV, encoded by the exons ATGGATTCCATAGCCTTTCCCAAAACATTCGTGTCGCTTCCAAACCTTGAAGACAAGATTCGCATGCTGAAAGAGTTCATTTCTGGGAAGACTGATGTTGCTTTAAA TTTCCCCAAGCACAGTGCTTCAGGTGAAGACCCATCGATCCAATTGGAACTGAGAGCTGGGCATGTAATTACATTCTCAGGTG AAGACATGGAGGTGTTAGAAATAACTCGTGATGCAATGATGAAATCTAAACCAAAATCTGCACGCTCCACCAAAATCTTGCACTCAACTCCAAAATCCCAAGTGGCCCCCAAACCTGTTGCTTCTGTTTCATATGCCAAGAAGTCTTTGCCTCCAACAGTTGGGAATACTTCAAATTCAg AACCCATAGataacaacaagagaaaaacaacgaaaacaaatccATCAAGAAGCAAAGATCAAGCAATCAAACCAACAGCTGATGAAGTCAGTGATTTGGGTGTTAGTGCTCTACCATCATCTGAAAGCGAAGAATCAGACTCTGGTAATGAAGAAGTAGATTGGCTGGCTccatctcctcctcctcgtacCCGCAACAAAATCCCCCGGACTGAT GATCGCTGTATTGGTGGCAGTGCCTCAAGTAATGGTGCCGTTCACTCGGCCGTTCATCGCAATGAAGTTATTCTGACTCCTCCAGTATCTCGGTGTAACACGCCATCATCTTTCCGAACTCCTTATTGCCTTTATTCCTTACTGCCTTATTGTTTCCCTCATCAACTTAGCAATATGTTTGCTGTTACACCCCTCTACAAGCTGCCAGTTATGTGCCTTATTGTTTCCCTCCAACTTAGCAATATGTTTGCTGTTACATCCCTCTACAAACTGCCAGTTATGCGCCTTATTGTTTCCCTCGTCAACTTAGCAATCTGTTTGCTGTTAAACTCCATTTTTGTCATAATATATGTATAA
- the LOC124193220 gene encoding uncharacterized protein LOC124193220 isoform X5, translated as MDSIAFPKTFVSLPNLEDKIRMLKEFISGKTDVALNFPKHSASGEDPSIQLELRAGHVITFSGEDMEVLEITRDAMMKSKPKSARSTKILHSTPKSQVAPKPVASVSYAKKSLPPTVGNTSNSDNNKRKTTKTNPSRSKDQAIKPTADEVSDLGVSALPSSESEESDSGNEEVDWLAPSPPPRTRNKIPRTDVDRCIGGSASSNGAVHSAVHRNEVILTPPVSRCNTPSSFRTPYCLYSLLPYCFPHQLSNMFAVTPLYKLPVMCLIVSLQLSNMFAVTSLYKLPVMRLIVSLVNLAICLLLNSIFVIIYV; from the exons ATGGATTCCATAGCCTTTCCCAAAACATTCGTGTCGCTTCCAAACCTTGAAGACAAGATTCGCATGCTGAAAGAGTTCATTTCTGGGAAGACTGATGTTGCTTTAAA TTTCCCCAAGCACAGTGCTTCAGGTGAAGACCCATCGATCCAATTGGAACTGAGAGCTGGGCATGTAATTACATTCTCAGGTG AAGACATGGAGGTGTTAGAAATAACTCGTGATGCAATGATGAAATCTAAACCAAAATCTGCACGCTCCACCAAAATCTTGCACTCAACTCCAAAATCCCAAGTGGCCCCCAAACCTGTTGCTTCTGTTTCATATGCCAAGAAGTCTTTGCCTCCAACAGTTGGGAATACTTCAAATTCAg ataacaacaagagaaaaacaacgaaaacaaatccATCAAGAAGCAAAGATCAAGCAATCAAACCAACAGCTGATGAAGTCAGTGATTTGGGTGTTAGTGCTCTACCATCATCTGAAAGCGAAGAATCAGACTCTGGTAATGAAGAAGTAGATTGGCTGGCTccatctcctcctcctcgtacCCGCAACAAAATCCCCCGGACTGATGTA GATCGCTGTATTGGTGGCAGTGCCTCAAGTAATGGTGCCGTTCACTCGGCCGTTCATCGCAATGAAGTTATTCTGACTCCTCCAGTATCTCGGTGTAACACGCCATCATCTTTCCGAACTCCTTATTGCCTTTATTCCTTACTGCCTTATTGTTTCCCTCATCAACTTAGCAATATGTTTGCTGTTACACCCCTCTACAAGCTGCCAGTTATGTGCCTTATTGTTTCCCTCCAACTTAGCAATATGTTTGCTGTTACATCCCTCTACAAACTGCCAGTTATGCGCCTTATTGTTTCCCTCGTCAACTTAGCAATCTGTTTGCTGTTAAACTCCATTTTTGTCATAATATATGTATAA
- the LOC124193220 gene encoding uncharacterized protein LOC124193220 isoform X1: MDSIAFPKTFVSLPNLEDKIRMLKEFISGKTDVALNFPKHSASGEDPSIQLELRAGHVITFSGEDMEVLEITRDAMMKSKPKSARSTKILHSTPKSQVAPKPVASVSYAKKSLPPTVGNTSNSEPIDNNKRKTTKTNPSRSKDQAIKPTADEVSDLGVSALPSSESEESDSGNEEVDWLAPSPPPRTRNKIPRTDVDRCIGGSASSNGAVHSAVHRNEVILTPPVSRCNTPSSFRTPYCLYSLLPYCFPHQLSNMFAVTPLYKLPVMCLIVSLQLSNMFAVTSLYKLPVMRLIVSLVNLAICLLLNSIFVIIYV, from the exons ATGGATTCCATAGCCTTTCCCAAAACATTCGTGTCGCTTCCAAACCTTGAAGACAAGATTCGCATGCTGAAAGAGTTCATTTCTGGGAAGACTGATGTTGCTTTAAA TTTCCCCAAGCACAGTGCTTCAGGTGAAGACCCATCGATCCAATTGGAACTGAGAGCTGGGCATGTAATTACATTCTCAGGTG AAGACATGGAGGTGTTAGAAATAACTCGTGATGCAATGATGAAATCTAAACCAAAATCTGCACGCTCCACCAAAATCTTGCACTCAACTCCAAAATCCCAAGTGGCCCCCAAACCTGTTGCTTCTGTTTCATATGCCAAGAAGTCTTTGCCTCCAACAGTTGGGAATACTTCAAATTCAg AACCCATAGataacaacaagagaaaaacaacgaaaacaaatccATCAAGAAGCAAAGATCAAGCAATCAAACCAACAGCTGATGAAGTCAGTGATTTGGGTGTTAGTGCTCTACCATCATCTGAAAGCGAAGAATCAGACTCTGGTAATGAAGAAGTAGATTGGCTGGCTccatctcctcctcctcgtacCCGCAACAAAATCCCCCGGACTGATGTA GATCGCTGTATTGGTGGCAGTGCCTCAAGTAATGGTGCCGTTCACTCGGCCGTTCATCGCAATGAAGTTATTCTGACTCCTCCAGTATCTCGGTGTAACACGCCATCATCTTTCCGAACTCCTTATTGCCTTTATTCCTTACTGCCTTATTGTTTCCCTCATCAACTTAGCAATATGTTTGCTGTTACACCCCTCTACAAGCTGCCAGTTATGTGCCTTATTGTTTCCCTCCAACTTAGCAATATGTTTGCTGTTACATCCCTCTACAAACTGCCAGTTATGCGCCTTATTGTTTCCCTCGTCAACTTAGCAATCTGTTTGCTGTTAAACTCCATTTTTGTCATAATATATGTATAA
- the LOC124193220 gene encoding uncharacterized protein LOC124193220 isoform X4 has protein sequence MDSIAFPKTFVSLPNLEDKIRMLKEFISGKTDVALNFPKHSASGEDPSIQLELRAGHVITFSDMEVLEITRDAMMKSKPKSARSTKILHSTPKSQVAPKPVASVSYAKKSLPPTVGNTSNSEPIDNNKRKTTKTNPSRSKDQAIKPTADEVSDLGVSALPSSESEESDSGNEEVDWLAPSPPPRTRNKIPRTDVDRCIGGSASSNGAVHSAVHRNEVILTPPVSRCNTPSSFRTPYCLYSLLPYCFPHQLSNMFAVTPLYKLPVMCLIVSLQLSNMFAVTSLYKLPVMRLIVSLVNLAICLLLNSIFVIIYV, from the exons ATGGATTCCATAGCCTTTCCCAAAACATTCGTGTCGCTTCCAAACCTTGAAGACAAGATTCGCATGCTGAAAGAGTTCATTTCTGGGAAGACTGATGTTGCTTTAAA TTTCCCCAAGCACAGTGCTTCAGGTGAAGACCCATCGATCCAATTGGAACTGAGAGCTGGGCATGTAATTACATTCTCAG ACATGGAGGTGTTAGAAATAACTCGTGATGCAATGATGAAATCTAAACCAAAATCTGCACGCTCCACCAAAATCTTGCACTCAACTCCAAAATCCCAAGTGGCCCCCAAACCTGTTGCTTCTGTTTCATATGCCAAGAAGTCTTTGCCTCCAACAGTTGGGAATACTTCAAATTCAg AACCCATAGataacaacaagagaaaaacaacgaaaacaaatccATCAAGAAGCAAAGATCAAGCAATCAAACCAACAGCTGATGAAGTCAGTGATTTGGGTGTTAGTGCTCTACCATCATCTGAAAGCGAAGAATCAGACTCTGGTAATGAAGAAGTAGATTGGCTGGCTccatctcctcctcctcgtacCCGCAACAAAATCCCCCGGACTGATGTA GATCGCTGTATTGGTGGCAGTGCCTCAAGTAATGGTGCCGTTCACTCGGCCGTTCATCGCAATGAAGTTATTCTGACTCCTCCAGTATCTCGGTGTAACACGCCATCATCTTTCCGAACTCCTTATTGCCTTTATTCCTTACTGCCTTATTGTTTCCCTCATCAACTTAGCAATATGTTTGCTGTTACACCCCTCTACAAGCTGCCAGTTATGTGCCTTATTGTTTCCCTCCAACTTAGCAATATGTTTGCTGTTACATCCCTCTACAAACTGCCAGTTATGCGCCTTATTGTTTCCCTCGTCAACTTAGCAATCTGTTTGCTGTTAAACTCCATTTTTGTCATAATATATGTATAA
- the LOC124193220 gene encoding uncharacterized protein LOC124193220 isoform X2 produces the protein MDSIAFPKTFVSLPNLEDKIRMLKEFISGKTDVALNFPKHSASGEDPSIQLELRAGHVITFSEDMEVLEITRDAMMKSKPKSARSTKILHSTPKSQVAPKPVASVSYAKKSLPPTVGNTSNSEPIDNNKRKTTKTNPSRSKDQAIKPTADEVSDLGVSALPSSESEESDSGNEEVDWLAPSPPPRTRNKIPRTDVDRCIGGSASSNGAVHSAVHRNEVILTPPVSRCNTPSSFRTPYCLYSLLPYCFPHQLSNMFAVTPLYKLPVMCLIVSLQLSNMFAVTSLYKLPVMRLIVSLVNLAICLLLNSIFVIIYV, from the exons ATGGATTCCATAGCCTTTCCCAAAACATTCGTGTCGCTTCCAAACCTTGAAGACAAGATTCGCATGCTGAAAGAGTTCATTTCTGGGAAGACTGATGTTGCTTTAAA TTTCCCCAAGCACAGTGCTTCAGGTGAAGACCCATCGATCCAATTGGAACTGAGAGCTGGGCATGTAATTACATTCTCAG AAGACATGGAGGTGTTAGAAATAACTCGTGATGCAATGATGAAATCTAAACCAAAATCTGCACGCTCCACCAAAATCTTGCACTCAACTCCAAAATCCCAAGTGGCCCCCAAACCTGTTGCTTCTGTTTCATATGCCAAGAAGTCTTTGCCTCCAACAGTTGGGAATACTTCAAATTCAg AACCCATAGataacaacaagagaaaaacaacgaaaacaaatccATCAAGAAGCAAAGATCAAGCAATCAAACCAACAGCTGATGAAGTCAGTGATTTGGGTGTTAGTGCTCTACCATCATCTGAAAGCGAAGAATCAGACTCTGGTAATGAAGAAGTAGATTGGCTGGCTccatctcctcctcctcgtacCCGCAACAAAATCCCCCGGACTGATGTA GATCGCTGTATTGGTGGCAGTGCCTCAAGTAATGGTGCCGTTCACTCGGCCGTTCATCGCAATGAAGTTATTCTGACTCCTCCAGTATCTCGGTGTAACACGCCATCATCTTTCCGAACTCCTTATTGCCTTTATTCCTTACTGCCTTATTGTTTCCCTCATCAACTTAGCAATATGTTTGCTGTTACACCCCTCTACAAGCTGCCAGTTATGTGCCTTATTGTTTCCCTCCAACTTAGCAATATGTTTGCTGTTACATCCCTCTACAAACTGCCAGTTATGCGCCTTATTGTTTCCCTCGTCAACTTAGCAATCTGTTTGCTGTTAAACTCCATTTTTGTCATAATATATGTATAA